Proteins encoded by one window of Actinocorallia herbida:
- a CDS encoding substrate-binding domain-containing protein, which produces MTRRTIWAAVTAVAVAFCTAAAASPQPPTTPSATPEATASETPGETPTVDPSPSTPATDDPEYPANTKGKVTLDQSTDLVNQVIRVSWQGFEPSSDAFLSDSTTHVVRVYQCRGQEPESIADCYGSGSFTYPDKPKDGGVLPDGPTNAVTALTAKNGKGYADVEVRTIAESASLGCDTAGDCSIAVIPNDGDPARPALDGQLATQAYLDSAWAWANRVVVPIGFSPSAATCALEDADFRVSGSPQAKRLIERWQPGLCTSKADVDVDYTSLGEPLARSSFQTNGTDVALTTRPEDAAASRAFDYAPVGISGISIAYRIDDADTGKPITDIKLTPRLVAKILTESYSMSAACGPGVKDCNKATEDNPQDIFQDPEFLKLNGEDRSWPSMGWPTVVSGDNDLTYELTRWLAADPTAAAFLNGAKAPGGMTVNKNFKGAEFPASAFVSRDPDKRFIHGFIPVLGLSEVARFLVTNRDNSENYVKDQYGNYVKTPPYAVGNRGLFAIVATSDAQALRFSSARLRNAAGKYVAPTDASMAAMLKHLKTNADGVTQLPDYAAEDAKAYPLTHVQYAEVPTNGVAAAKAKKIAAFLRHAAGPGQKPGVRPGTRPVGYVPLTAAMKAQTKKAAKDVIAQKGTIPEPPGAAAPDVPEAVETSQPVSLPAIGAGAPAPMGGRLSADAAALLGWLLPALLGTGLAAALAGTVLYGAGRFGTFVPPLPRVSPRSFRGVGRRRKP; this is translated from the coding sequence ATGACCCGTCGCACGATCTGGGCCGCCGTCACCGCCGTCGCCGTGGCGTTCTGCACCGCGGCGGCCGCCTCGCCGCAGCCCCCCACCACCCCGTCGGCGACGCCCGAGGCCACCGCGAGCGAGACCCCGGGAGAGACCCCGACGGTCGACCCGAGCCCGAGCACGCCCGCGACCGACGACCCCGAGTACCCGGCGAACACCAAGGGCAAGGTGACGCTCGACCAGTCCACCGACCTGGTCAACCAGGTCATCCGGGTGAGCTGGCAAGGGTTCGAACCGAGCTCCGACGCGTTCCTCAGCGACAGCACCACCCACGTCGTCCGGGTCTACCAGTGCCGCGGTCAGGAACCCGAGTCCATCGCCGACTGCTACGGCTCGGGCTCCTTCACCTACCCCGACAAGCCCAAGGACGGCGGCGTGCTGCCCGACGGGCCGACCAACGCCGTCACCGCCCTGACCGCGAAGAACGGCAAGGGCTACGCCGACGTCGAGGTGCGCACCATCGCCGAGTCGGCGAGCCTCGGGTGCGACACCGCCGGCGACTGCTCGATCGCGGTGATCCCCAACGACGGCGACCCGGCCAGGCCCGCCCTGGACGGCCAGCTCGCCACCCAGGCGTACCTCGACTCCGCCTGGGCCTGGGCCAACCGGGTCGTCGTGCCGATCGGCTTCTCGCCGTCGGCGGCCACCTGCGCGCTGGAGGACGCCGACTTCCGCGTCAGCGGATCACCCCAGGCCAAGCGGCTCATCGAGCGCTGGCAGCCGGGGCTGTGCACGTCCAAGGCGGACGTGGACGTCGACTACACCTCGCTCGGCGAGCCGCTGGCCCGCTCCAGCTTCCAGACCAACGGCACCGACGTCGCGCTGACGACCCGGCCCGAGGACGCCGCCGCGTCGCGCGCGTTCGACTACGCGCCGGTCGGCATCTCCGGCATCTCGATCGCCTACCGGATCGACGACGCCGACACCGGCAAGCCGATCACCGACATCAAGCTGACACCCCGCCTCGTCGCCAAGATCCTCACCGAGTCCTACTCGATGAGCGCCGCGTGCGGACCCGGTGTGAAGGACTGCAACAAGGCGACCGAGGACAACCCGCAGGACATCTTCCAGGACCCGGAGTTCCTCAAGCTCAACGGCGAGGACCGCTCCTGGCCGAGCATGGGCTGGCCGACCGTCGTGTCCGGCGACAACGACCTCACCTACGAGCTGACCCGCTGGCTGGCCGCCGACCCCACCGCCGCGGCCTTCCTCAACGGCGCCAAGGCCCCCGGCGGGATGACGGTGAACAAGAACTTCAAGGGCGCGGAGTTCCCCGCGAGCGCGTTCGTCTCCCGGGACCCGGACAAGCGGTTCATCCACGGGTTCATCCCGGTGCTCGGGCTCTCCGAGGTCGCCCGCTTCCTGGTGACGAACCGGGACAACAGCGAGAACTACGTCAAGGACCAGTACGGCAACTACGTGAAGACCCCGCCGTACGCCGTCGGCAACCGCGGGCTGTTCGCGATCGTCGCCACCTCCGACGCGCAGGCGCTGCGGTTCTCCTCGGCGCGGCTGCGCAACGCGGCGGGCAAGTACGTGGCGCCCACCGACGCGTCCATGGCCGCGATGCTGAAGCACCTGAAGACCAACGCCGACGGCGTGACACAGCTGCCCGACTACGCGGCCGAGGACGCCAAGGCCTACCCGCTGACCCACGTCCAGTACGCCGAGGTGCCCACGAACGGGGTCGCCGCGGCCAAGGCGAAGAAGATCGCCGCGTTCCTCCGGCACGCGGCGGGCCCCGGGCAGAAACCCGGTGTCCGGCCCGGCACGCGGCCCGTCGGCTATGTGCCGCTGACCGCCGCGATGAAGGCGCAGACGAAGAAGGCGGCGAAGGACGTCATCGCCCAGAAGGGCACGATCCCCGAGCCGCCCGGCGCCGCCGCGCCGGACGTGCCGGAGGCCGTCGAGACGTCCCAGCCGGTCTCGCTCCCGGCGATCGGCGCGGGCGCGCCCGCACCCATGGGCGGGCGCCTGTCGGCCGACGCGGCGGCGCTGCTCGGCTGGCTGCTGCCCGCCCTGCTCGGCACCGGCCTCGCGGCCGCGCTGGCCGGGACCGTCCTTTACGGCGCGGGCAGGTTCGGCACGTTCGTCCCGCCGCTGCCGCGCGTGAGTCCGCGCTCCTTCCGGGGCGTGGGAAGGAGGCGAAAGCCGTGA
- a CDS encoding sortase: MTAVEELPVRAEAPEAPEPPARPRSADPPLRIAGVSLGLLGVFVLGFLAYLAVLSPLQHDRDQEVRYADFRKELAEGVAPVAPPISAGASVAVLEIPRLGLREVVVEGTTSAELVHGPGHRRDTPLPGQPGISVILGRAGTYGGPFGALGKLHTGDVITVITGQGLASYTVSGGGPSILPPESGSSTLVLVTADSGVAPHGEALVTARLTSRPVAGNSAEPPRIGRSEVGLSADPGALLPLLLWAEALLLAAGLTTFSYLRWSRWPTYVVSSPVLLAVLWNIYESLARLLPNTL; encoded by the coding sequence GTGACCGCCGTCGAAGAACTCCCCGTGCGGGCGGAGGCGCCCGAAGCGCCCGAGCCGCCGGCGCGGCCGCGCTCCGCCGATCCGCCGCTGCGGATCGCAGGGGTGAGCCTCGGGCTGCTCGGCGTGTTCGTGCTCGGGTTCCTCGCCTACCTCGCGGTGCTCTCCCCGCTCCAGCACGACCGGGACCAGGAGGTCCGCTACGCCGACTTCAGGAAGGAACTCGCCGAGGGCGTCGCGCCCGTCGCCCCGCCGATCTCCGCCGGGGCATCGGTGGCCGTCCTGGAGATCCCCCGGCTCGGGCTGCGCGAGGTCGTCGTGGAAGGGACGACGTCCGCCGAACTGGTGCACGGGCCCGGCCACCGCCGCGACACCCCGCTGCCCGGGCAGCCGGGCATCAGCGTGATCCTCGGACGCGCGGGCACCTACGGCGGCCCGTTCGGCGCGCTCGGCAAGCTGCACACGGGTGACGTCATCACGGTGATCACCGGCCAGGGACTCGCCTCCTACACCGTCAGCGGCGGCGGGCCGTCGATCCTGCCGCCGGAGTCGGGCTCCTCGACCCTCGTGCTGGTGACCGCCGACAGCGGTGTCGCCCCGCACGGCGAGGCGCTGGTGACGGCCAGGCTCACGAGCCGTCCGGTGGCCGGGAACTCCGCGGAGCCGCCGCGCATCGGCCGGTCCGAGGTCGGCCTCAGCGCCGACCCCGGCGCGCTGCTCCCGCTGCTCCTCTGGGCGGAGGCGCTCCTCCTGGCCGCCGGGCTGACGACCTTCTCCTACCTGCGCTGGTCGAGGTGGCCCACCTACGTCGTCTCCTCGCCCGTCCTGCTGGCGGTGCTCTGGAACATCTACGAGAGCCTCGCCCGGCTCCTCCCCAACACGCTCTGA
- a CDS encoding phosphate ABC transporter ATP-binding protein has translation MTSHDKTLTDLTPIDRTAVLDGLTRRPGGGLVATDVSAWFGERKVLDRVGLAMEPGRVTALIGPSGCGKSTFLRILNRMHELIPSASLAGEVALDGEDIYAPGRRITEVRRRIGMVFQKPNPFPTMSIYDNVTSGLKLSGLKTPDKDALVEQCLRRAGLWNEVEKRLRAPGGALSGGQQQRLCIARSLAVSPEVLLMDEPCSALDPTSTRRIEETIGELAAEVTIVIVTHNMQQAHRVSDTCAFFLAEQDTPGRIVESGPTSEIFDNPADPRTADYVNGRFG, from the coding sequence ATGACCTCGCACGACAAGACCCTGACCGACCTGACCCCGATCGACCGGACGGCCGTCCTGGACGGTCTCACGCGCCGCCCCGGAGGTGGTCTCGTGGCCACCGACGTCTCCGCCTGGTTCGGCGAGCGCAAGGTGCTCGACCGGGTGGGCCTGGCCATGGAGCCGGGCCGGGTGACCGCCCTGATCGGCCCGTCGGGCTGCGGCAAGTCGACCTTCCTGCGGATCCTCAACCGGATGCACGAGCTGATCCCGTCGGCGTCGCTCGCGGGGGAGGTGGCCCTCGACGGCGAGGACATCTACGCGCCGGGACGCCGTATCACCGAGGTGCGCCGCCGCATCGGCATGGTGTTCCAGAAGCCCAACCCCTTCCCCACCATGTCGATCTACGACAACGTCACCTCCGGGCTGAAGCTCTCCGGCCTGAAGACCCCCGACAAGGACGCGCTCGTGGAGCAGTGCCTGCGCCGCGCCGGGCTGTGGAACGAGGTCGAGAAGCGGCTGCGCGCCCCCGGCGGCGCCCTGTCGGGCGGGCAGCAGCAGCGCCTGTGCATCGCGAGGTCGCTGGCCGTCTCGCCCGAGGTGCTGCTCATGGACGAGCCGTGCTCGGCCCTCGACCCCACCTCGACCAGGCGGATCGAGGAGACGATAGGGGAGCTCGCCGCCGAGGTGACCATCGTCATCGTCACCCACAACATGCAGCAGGCGCACCGCGTGTCCGACACCTGCGCGTTCTTCCTCGCCGAGCAGGACACCCCCGGCCGTATCGTGGAATCCGGTCCCACATCGGAGATCTTCGACAATCCCGCCGACCCCAGGACCGCCGACTACGTCAACGGGCGCTTCGGATAG
- the ffh gene encoding signal recognition particle protein, with translation MFENLSDRLTSVFTNLRSKGRLSESDINATAREIRVALLEADVALPVVKGFIENVKERARGVDVSKALNPAQQVVKIVNDELIEILGGETRRVRFAKTAPTVIMLAGLQGAGKTTLAGKLARWLKEEGHTPLLVACDLQRPNAVQQLQVMGERAGVPVFAPEPGNGVGDPVRVAQSSIIEAKRAQHDVVIIDTAGRLGIDTEMMQQAIDIRQSTQPDEVLFVVDAMVGQDAVNTAQAFMDGVGFDGVVLTKLDGDARGGAALSIRQITGRPIMFASTGEKLEDFDVFHPDRMAGRILDMGDILTLIEQAQRQFDEEEAAKMAGKLASGEDFTLDDFLQQMMMIQKMGPIGNLLGMLPGMGQMRQQIDQIDDRDLDRVAAIIRSMTPGERAEPKMINGSRRARIAKGSGTTVGEVSSLVTRFFQAQKMMKAMAGGMGIPGMPGTRRGKPAKQVKPKKGKRQSGDPRKRALGPGAKPEEQQGGLPPAFGGGLPQQLPPGFQMPDLGDFGKKD, from the coding sequence GTGTTCGAGAATCTCTCCGATCGGCTGACTTCGGTCTTCACCAACCTGCGCAGCAAGGGCAGGTTGTCGGAGTCCGACATCAATGCCACCGCGCGGGAGATCCGGGTCGCGCTCCTCGAGGCGGACGTCGCGCTGCCGGTGGTCAAGGGGTTCATCGAGAACGTCAAGGAGCGGGCGCGCGGCGTCGACGTCTCCAAGGCGCTGAACCCCGCGCAGCAGGTCGTCAAGATCGTCAACGACGAGCTGATCGAGATCCTGGGCGGTGAGACCCGGCGCGTCCGGTTCGCCAAGACCGCCCCGACGGTCATCATGCTCGCGGGCCTCCAGGGCGCCGGTAAGACCACCCTGGCGGGCAAACTGGCCCGCTGGCTCAAGGAGGAGGGCCACACGCCCCTCCTGGTGGCCTGCGACCTCCAGCGCCCCAACGCCGTCCAGCAGCTCCAGGTGATGGGCGAGCGGGCCGGGGTCCCGGTCTTCGCGCCCGAGCCGGGCAACGGCGTCGGCGACCCCGTCCGGGTCGCGCAGTCGTCGATCATCGAGGCCAAGCGCGCCCAGCACGACGTGGTGATCATCGACACCGCGGGCCGGCTCGGCATCGACACCGAGATGATGCAGCAGGCCATCGACATCCGGCAGAGCACCCAGCCGGACGAGGTCCTGTTCGTCGTCGACGCCATGGTCGGCCAGGACGCGGTCAACACCGCCCAGGCGTTCATGGACGGCGTCGGCTTCGACGGCGTCGTGCTCACCAAGCTCGACGGCGACGCCCGCGGCGGCGCGGCGCTGTCCATCCGGCAGATCACCGGCCGGCCGATCATGTTCGCCTCCACGGGCGAGAAGCTCGAGGACTTCGACGTCTTCCACCCCGACCGGATGGCCGGCCGGATCCTGGACATGGGCGACATCCTCACCCTCATCGAGCAGGCCCAGCGCCAGTTCGACGAGGAAGAGGCGGCCAAGATGGCCGGGAAGCTCGCCTCGGGCGAGGACTTCACGCTGGACGACTTCCTCCAGCAGATGATGATGATCCAGAAGATGGGCCCGATCGGGAACCTGCTGGGCATGCTGCCCGGCATGGGCCAGATGCGGCAGCAGATCGACCAGATCGACGATCGCGACCTCGACCGGGTCGCCGCGATCATCCGGTCCATGACGCCCGGCGAGCGCGCCGAACCGAAGATGATCAACGGCTCGCGCCGCGCCCGCATCGCCAAGGGCTCCGGCACCACGGTCGGCGAGGTCAGCTCGCTCGTCACCCGGTTCTTCCAGGCCCAGAAGATGATGAAGGCCATGGCCGGCGGCATGGGGATCCCCGGAATGCCGGGCACCCGCCGTGGCAAGCCCGCCAAGCAGGTCAAGCCCAAGAAGGGCAAGCGCCAGTCCGGCGACCCCCGCAAGCGGGCCCTGGGCCCCGGTGCGAAGCCCGAGGAGCAGCAGGGCGGCCTGCCCCCGGCCTTCGGCGGCGGCCTGCCCCAGCAGCTCCCCCCGGGCTTCCAGATGCCCGACCTGGGCGACTTCGGCAAGAAGGACTGA
- the rpsP gene encoding 30S ribosomal protein S16, translating to MAVKIKLKRLGKIRGAQYRIVIADARTKRDGRAIEEIGKYHPKEEPSLIEVESERVQYWLGVGAQPTESVEKLLKITGDWQKFKGLPGAEGTLKTAEPKADKGALFAAASKEAANLDGGAATTPKAAKKKAEPKEESAETEAPSEA from the coding sequence GTGGCTGTCAAGATCAAGCTCAAGCGTCTCGGTAAGATCCGCGGCGCCCAGTACCGCATCGTCATCGCCGACGCCCGCACCAAGCGGGACGGTCGCGCGATCGAGGAGATCGGCAAGTACCACCCGAAGGAGGAGCCCTCGCTGATCGAGGTCGAGTCCGAGCGGGTGCAGTACTGGCTGGGCGTCGGCGCGCAGCCGACCGAGTCCGTCGAGAAGCTGCTCAAGATCACCGGCGACTGGCAGAAGTTCAAGGGCCTTCCCGGCGCCGAGGGCACGCTGAAGACCGCCGAGCCCAAGGCCGACAAGGGCGCGCTGTTCGCCGCCGCCTCCAAGGAGGCCGCGAACCTCGACGGTGGCGCCGCCACCACGCCGAAGGCGGCCAAGAAGAAGGCCGAGCCCAAGGAAGAGTCCGCCGAGACCGAAGCCCCGAGCGAGGCCTAA
- a CDS encoding RNA-binding protein, with translation MLEEALEHLVRGIVDHPDEVQVNAKRIRGGRVLEVRVHAEDLGKVIGRSGRTAKALRTVMGALSGGRYVRVDLLDVNEVR, from the coding sequence GTGCTCGAAGAAGCGCTCGAGCACCTGGTCCGTGGCATCGTCGATCACCCCGACGAGGTGCAGGTCAACGCCAAGCGGATCCGCGGTGGCCGAGTCCTCGAGGTGCGTGTGCACGCCGAGGACCTCGGCAAGGTCATCGGCCGGAGCGGTCGTACCGCGAAGGCCCTCCGCACGGTCATGGGCGCCCTCTCGGGCGGCCGTTATGTCCGTGTGGACCTGCTCGACGTCAACGAGGTCCGCTGA
- the rimM gene encoding ribosome maturation factor RimM (Essential for efficient processing of 16S rRNA): MQLVVGRIGKPHGIRGDVTVDVRTDDADTRFAPGEALATDPVSAGPLTVASARWHSGRLVVRFEGVADRNGAEGLRGIWLVIDSAEILPSSDPDEFHDQQLIGLRVVTTSGEEIGTVSEILHHAQELIVVDTPAGDRYVPFVAAIVPEVDLEGGRLVVDPPGGLFD, from the coding sequence GTGCAATTGGTAGTGGGCCGCATCGGCAAACCGCACGGTATCCGTGGCGACGTCACCGTCGACGTCCGTACTGACGACGCCGACACCCGGTTCGCACCGGGTGAGGCGCTCGCCACGGATCCCGTGTCGGCCGGTCCGCTGACGGTCGCGTCGGCCCGCTGGCACAGCGGGCGTCTCGTGGTGCGCTTCGAGGGGGTCGCCGATCGCAACGGCGCCGAGGGGCTGCGCGGCATCTGGCTGGTGATCGATTCCGCGGAGATCCTGCCCTCGTCCGATCCGGACGAGTTCCACGACCAGCAGCTCATCGGGCTGAGGGTCGTCACCACTTCCGGCGAGGAGATCGGGACGGTCTCGGAGATCCTGCATCACGCGCAGGAGCTCATCGTGGTGGACACCCCCGCCGGTGACCGTTATGTGCCTTTCGTCGCGGCGATCGTCCCGGAGGTCGACCTCGAAGGCGGCCGGCTGGTCGTCGATCCGCCCGGCGGGCTCTTCGACTAG
- the trmD gene encoding tRNA (guanosine(37)-N1)-methyltransferase TrmD, whose product MRFDVITIFPEYFSPLSASLLGKAADKGLLSFGVHDLRDWAYDRHRTVDDTPYGGGPGMVMKPAPWGEALDDVLTPESRLVVPTPSGRPFTQAVAGELASAPHLVFACGRYEGIDSRVMAHYRDVVEVHELSIGDYVLAGGEVAVLVMVEAVSRLVPGVLGNAESVSDDSFAPGRMETLVEGPVYTKPPVWRDREVPAVLKSGHHGKIARWRRDEAFRRTAALRPDLLARLDPKALDKHDRRLLAELGLGDLAVPGRHALDG is encoded by the coding sequence GTGCGCTTCGACGTCATCACGATCTTCCCCGAGTACTTCTCGCCCCTGTCGGCCTCCCTGCTGGGCAAGGCCGCCGACAAGGGGCTTCTGTCGTTCGGCGTGCACGACCTGCGCGACTGGGCCTACGACAGGCACCGCACCGTGGACGACACGCCGTACGGCGGCGGTCCCGGCATGGTCATGAAGCCCGCCCCTTGGGGTGAGGCCCTGGACGACGTGCTGACGCCGGAAAGCCGGCTCGTCGTCCCCACCCCGTCAGGCAGGCCGTTCACTCAGGCCGTCGCGGGAGAACTCGCCTCCGCGCCCCACCTCGTCTTCGCGTGCGGGCGCTACGAGGGCATCGACTCGCGCGTCATGGCGCACTACCGGGACGTCGTAGAGGTCCACGAGCTCAGCATCGGCGACTACGTGCTCGCCGGGGGAGAGGTCGCGGTCCTGGTGATGGTCGAGGCGGTCTCCCGGCTCGTGCCCGGCGTCCTCGGCAACGCCGAGTCCGTCTCCGACGACTCCTTCGCGCCCGGCCGGATGGAGACCCTCGTCGAAGGGCCCGTCTACACCAAGCCGCCCGTCTGGCGCGATCGGGAGGTGCCCGCGGTCCTGAAGTCGGGCCACCACGGGAAGATCGCGCGCTGGCGGCGCGACGAGGCGTTCCGCCGGACCGCCGCGCTGCGGCCCGACCTCCTGGCGCGGCTGGACCCCAAGGCGCTGGACAAGCACGACCGCAGGCTCCTGGCGGAGCTCGGGCTGGGCGACCTCGCGGTGCCCGGCCGGCACGCGCTGGACGGCTGA
- the rplS gene encoding 50S ribosomal protein L19, producing MHTLIQEIEKAALRSDLPSFRPGDTVKVHVRITEGKVSRIQLFEGVVIRRQGGGARETFTVRKVSKGGYGVERTFPLNLPAIEKLEVTIRGDVRRAKLYYLRNLRGKAARIKEKRDF from the coding sequence ATGCACACCCTGATCCAGGAGATCGAGAAGGCCGCGCTGCGGTCGGACCTCCCGAGCTTCCGCCCCGGTGACACCGTCAAGGTGCACGTGCGGATCACCGAGGGCAAGGTCAGCCGTATCCAGCTCTTCGAGGGCGTCGTGATCCGCCGTCAGGGCGGCGGCGCGCGCGAGACCTTCACCGTCCGCAAGGTCAGCAAGGGCGGCTACGGCGTCGAGCGGACCTTCCCGCTCAACCTCCCGGCCATCGAGAAGCTCGAGGTCACCATCCGCGGTGACGTGCGCCGCGCCAAGCTCTACTACCTGCGCAACCTGCGCGGCAAGGCCGCCCGCATCAAGGAGAAGCGCGACTTCTAG
- the lepB gene encoding signal peptidase I yields the protein MRSDIDGVSADEGEGTDGPEGPEGPESPEEVSDGKKQGSFWKELPLLIAVALVLALVIKTFVVQAFYIPSSSMEETLQIGDRVLVNKLVYKIRDIERGDVVVFSGLESWDPEVDVAEPTNPVQRVLRAVGTAFGVVAGEKDYIKRVVGVPGDHVVCCEASTGRITVNDVPLDETAYLYTDPITGKQNVPSTQKFDVVVPPGRLWVMGDHREVSWDSRGHQADPGAGTIPVGSVIGRAFVVVWPLRHWQILDIPATFSQPSLGAGGAGSAPGGAVAAPQVLARRD from the coding sequence GTGCGTTCCGACATCGACGGCGTCAGCGCCGACGAGGGCGAGGGGACAGACGGCCCCGAGGGCCCAGAAGGCCCCGAAAGCCCGGAAGAGGTTTCCGACGGAAAGAAGCAGGGCTCCTTCTGGAAGGAACTGCCCCTGCTGATCGCGGTGGCGCTGGTCCTGGCCCTGGTGATCAAGACCTTTGTCGTGCAGGCGTTCTACATCCCGTCCTCCTCGATGGAGGAGACGCTCCAGATCGGCGACCGCGTCCTGGTCAACAAGCTGGTCTACAAGATCCGGGACATCGAGCGCGGCGACGTCGTCGTCTTCAGCGGGCTGGAGAGCTGGGACCCCGAGGTCGACGTGGCCGAGCCGACCAATCCCGTCCAGCGCGTCCTGCGGGCCGTGGGGACGGCGTTCGGGGTCGTCGCGGGGGAGAAGGACTACATCAAGCGGGTCGTGGGCGTGCCCGGCGACCACGTGGTCTGCTGCGAGGCGTCGACCGGCAGGATCACCGTCAACGACGTCCCGCTGGACGAGACCGCCTACCTGTACACCGATCCGATCACCGGCAAGCAGAACGTGCCGTCCACCCAGAAGTTCGACGTCGTCGTGCCGCCCGGAAGGCTGTGGGTCATGGGCGACCACCGCGAGGTGTCGTGGGACTCCCGGGGGCACCAGGCCGACCCCGGCGCCGGCACCATCCCGGTCGGCAGCGTGATCGGGAGGGCGTTCGTGGTGGTGTGGCCGCTTCGGCACTGGCAGATCCTGGACATCCCCGCGACGTTCTCGCAGCCGTCCCTCGGGGCGGGCGGGGCGGGGAGCGCCCCGGGTGGCGCCGTGGCGGCCCCGCAGGTCCTGGCGCGCCGCGATTGA
- a CDS encoding ribonuclease HII: MRFTPRRDAGMYGYERALAHGGFARVAGVDEAGRGACAGPLVVAAVILDGLKVPGLADSKLLTAARREALYAEITARAVWSVLVVPSAELDRVGLHASNVTGMRRVLRTLSVEPSYVLTDGFGVPGLEVPSLRVIKGDRAVACIAAASVVAKVTRDRIMADLHGVYPQYGFAVHKGYSTPEHMAALASHGPCPEHRFSFVNVRARVADGSGVVALPGMVNNEQMGGEDER, translated from the coding sequence GTGCGGTTCACCCCGCGGCGGGACGCCGGGATGTACGGCTATGAGCGCGCTCTGGCGCACGGCGGCTTCGCCCGCGTCGCAGGGGTCGACGAGGCGGGGCGCGGAGCCTGCGCGGGGCCGCTGGTGGTGGCCGCGGTGATCCTCGACGGCCTGAAGGTGCCCGGCCTCGCCGACTCCAAGCTGCTGACCGCGGCCAGGCGTGAGGCCCTGTACGCGGAGATCACCGCGCGGGCCGTCTGGTCGGTCCTCGTGGTGCCGAGCGCCGAACTGGACCGGGTGGGGCTGCACGCCAGCAACGTCACGGGAATGCGGCGGGTCCTGCGGACGCTGTCGGTCGAGCCGTCCTACGTGCTGACGGACGGGTTCGGCGTGCCGGGCCTGGAGGTGCCCAGCCTCCGGGTGATCAAGGGCGACCGGGCGGTGGCCTGCATCGCCGCGGCCTCGGTGGTCGCCAAGGTCACCAGGGACCGGATCATGGCGGACCTGCACGGGGTGTATCCGCAGTACGGTTTCGCCGTGCACAAGGGTTACAGCACGCCGGAGCACATGGCCGCCCTGGCGAGCCACGGACCCTGCCCGGAGCACCGTTTCTCCTTCGTCAACGTCCGGGCGAGGGTCGCGGACGGCTCGGGAGTGGTCGCGCTCCCGGGCATGGTGAACAATGAGCAGATGGGAGGAGAAGATGAGCGCTGA
- a CDS encoding DUF2469 domain-containing protein: protein MSAEDLEKYETEMELQLYREYRDVVGLFTYVVETERRFYLTNTVDLQVRALEGGEVYFEVTMQDAWVWDMYRPARFVKNVRVVTFHDVNVEELAKPDLQLPN, encoded by the coding sequence ATGAGCGCTGAGGACCTGGAGAAGTACGAGACCGAGATGGAGCTCCAGCTCTATCGTGAATACCGTGACGTCGTGGGCCTGTTCACCTATGTGGTGGAGACCGAGCGCAGGTTCTACCTGACCAACACGGTCGATCTCCAGGTGCGGGCACTCGAGGGCGGTGAGGTGTACTTCGAGGTCACCATGCAGGACGCCTGGGTCTGGGATATGTACCGTCCTGCGAGGTTTGTGAAGAATGTGCGGGTCGTCACGTTCCATGATGTGAACGTCGAGGAGCTGGCCAAGCCCGATCTTCAACTGCCGAACTAG
- a CDS encoding YraN family protein, producing the protein MNANHELGRRGEEAAAAYLRELGWRVLDRNWRCPEGELDIVALEGRTHVFCEVKTRRTLAFGHPAEAVTPAKARRLRGLALRWSREHGVRAAGIRIDLIGLIGGGPAGFTVEHLREVA; encoded by the coding sequence ATGAACGCCAACCACGAACTCGGCCGGCGCGGTGAGGAAGCCGCGGCCGCCTACCTGCGCGAACTCGGCTGGCGGGTGCTGGACCGCAACTGGCGCTGCCCCGAGGGTGAACTCGACATAGTCGCCCTGGAAGGGCGCACCCACGTCTTCTGCGAGGTCAAGACCCGCCGCACCCTCGCCTTCGGCCACCCCGCCGAAGCGGTGACCCCCGCGAAAGCCCGTCGTTTAAGAGGACTCGCCCTGCGCTGGTCCCGCGAACACGGGGTGCGCGCCGCGGGAATCCGCATCGACCTGATCGGCCTCATCGGCGGCGGGCCCGCGGGCTTCACCGTCGAGCACCTGCGGGAGGTGGCGTGA